The Magnetospirillum sp. 15-1 genomic interval CTTCCGGCCCCCGCACCTCGCCGATGATGATGCGGTCGGGCCGCAGCCGCAGCGTCGAGCGCACCAGATCGGCCAGCGACACCACCCCCGGCCGGGTGCGCAGGGCGACGCAATCGGGAGCCGCGCATTGCAGCTCCCGGGTATCCTCGAGGATGATCACCCGCTCATCGAGACCGGCCATTTCGGCCAGCAGGGCATTGGCCAAAGTGGTCTTGCCCGAGGAGGTGCCGCCCGCCACCAGGATGTTGCGACGATCACGCACCGCCGCCGTCAAGGCCTCCGCCTGGAACGGCGTCATGATGCGATCGGCGACATAGTCGGCCAGGGTGTAGATCCGTGCCGCCGGCTTGCGGATGGCGAAGCACGGCGCCGCCGCCACCGGCGGCAGCAGGCCTTCGAAGCGCTCGCCGGCCAATCCCTCCCCGCGCGACGGCAGTTCGGCGCTGACGATGGGATTACCGGCATGGATTTCAGCCCGCACATGCGAGGCGACCAACCGGATGATCCGCTCCACTTCCGCCGGGGCCAGCCTTTCGCCGGTATCCACCCGGCCCAGGCCGAGTCGGTCGAGACGCAGGCTGCCGTCGGGATTGACCATCACCTCGATCACGGCGGGATCGGCCAGGGCGGCACCGATCGCCGCCCCCAAGGCGGTGCGCAGCATGGCATGGCGGCGGCTTTCGGCTTCGGGATGGAGAAGCCCGCTCATGACGGATTCTCCCCATGGCGGTCGAGCGTCCTGCCGCCCCCGGCCATCTGCCGTCCGACCTGATCGATGAAGGCCTGGAAGCGGTCGCGGCCCACCGCGCGGGCGGCGGCGTCGGGCTCGGGCAAGGGCGCCGTCACCGTCAACTGGTAGCGCACCAGCAGCGCCAGGCTTTCCAGCAGCACCTGGCCGTCGCGCTCGATGCGCTCCAGCTGAGCGCCGATCCGGTTGAGGCGCAGGCCGAAGCGGTCGTCCAGTTCGTGGGCGCCCCGGCGGTTGAGCCAGGCCGTCACCGCATCGGCCAGGATCGCCGATTTTGAGGCGCCCGGCCTGGCCGCCAGCGCCTCCAGCCGGGCGCTGAGATCGGCATCGAGGAACAGCTGATGGCGGATCTTGGCGCGGATCATCTCGGCCTCCCTCAGAACGACGGCAGCAGGTCGTCACCGCCGCCTTCGGTCATGGCGTGGGCGCGGGTGAGGCTGGACAGCCGGTCCATCAGCCGCTGGTCGGCGACGACGTCGCCATCGTCCTCGGCGAGGCCGAACAGATCGCCCTGCGCCGGGGCGGCGGGTTTGCCGGCGCCCGCCTCGGGCAGGCCGGGATGGCGTTGCTGCTGTACCCCGCCCTCGTCATCCGGCGCGCCGGCTTCCTCATCGATAACGGCGGCGGCGAGACCGGCATGCGGCCCCCGCACCTGCCCGCCCCAATCGTCGAGACGCGGCGCCGGCTTATCGCTATAGCCGTCCTCGGCCAGCAACGGGGCGGCAACGACGCGGGGGATGAAATTGCCGTCCTCGTAATAGCGCAGCTTGCTGGCCCGGATCGGCGCCAGGCCGGAGACCAGCACCAGTTCGTCGGCGGGCGGCAATTGCATCACCTCGCCGGGGGTCAGCAGCGGCCGCGCCGTCTCCTGGCGGCTGACCATGACGTGGCTGAGCCACGGCGCCAGCCGGTGGCCGGCATAGTTGCGCTGGGCCCGCAATTCGGTGGCGGTGCCCAGCGCGTCGGAAATGCGCTTGGCGGTGCGCTCGTCATTGGACGAGAACGCGATGCGGACATGGCAGTTGTCGAGGATGGCGTTGGTCTCGCCATAGGCCTTGGAAATCTGGTTGAGGCTTTGGGCGATCAGATAGGCGCGGATGCCGTAGCCGGCCATGAAGGCCAACGCCGTCTCGAAGAAGTCCAGCCGCCCCAGGGCGGGGAACTCGTCCAGCATCATCAGCAGCTGGTATTTGCGCCGCTTGGCCGGGTCTCCCTCCAGCCGCTCGGTCAGCCGGCGGCCGATCTGGTTGAGCACCAGCCGCACCAGCGGCTTGGTCCGCGAGATGTCGGACGGCGGGATCACCAGATAGAGCGACACCGGCCGCTCGGCATCGACCAGATCGGCGATGCGCCAGTCGCAGGCCGAAGTGGTCGCCGCCACCACCGGATCGCGGTAAAGGCCGAGGAACGACATGGCGGTCGACAGCACGCCGGAGCGCTCGTTCTCGGATTTGTTCAGCACCTCGCGCGCCGCCGAGGCCACCACCGGATGGACCCGGGGTGCGTCCTGCGTGCCGAGATGGTTGGTGGCCATCATCCGGCGCAGGGTATGGGCGAAGCTGCGCTGCGGGTCGGACAGCACGGTGGCGACCCGGGCCAGAGTCTTCTCCTCCTCGGCATAGAGCACATGCAGGATGGCGCCGACCAGCAGGCTGTGGCTGGTCTTCTCCCAGTGGCTGCGCCGCTCCAGCGCCCCTTCGGGATCGACCAGGATGTCGGCAATGTTCTGGACGTCGCGGACCTCGTCGGGGCCCTGGCGCACCTCCAGCAGCGGGTTGTAGCGGGCCGAGCGCGGGTCGGTGGGATTGAACAGCAGGCAGTGCGAGAACCGCGACCGCCAGCCCGCCGTCAGTTGCCAGTTCTCGCCCTTGATGTCGTGGATGACCGCCGAGCCGGTCCAGGACAGCAGAGTCGGCACCACCAGCCCGACGCCCTTGCCGGAACGGGTGGGCGCGAAGGCCATGACATGCTCCGGCCCGTCATGGCGGAGATAGCGATGGCCCAGCCGGCCGAGGAACACTCCCGCCGGCCGGAACAGCCCGGCGGTTTCGATCTCCCGCGCGGTCGCCCAGCGCGACGAGCCGTAGGTGGTGACCAGCCGGGTCTGCCGCGCCCGCCACAGCGAGCCGGCGATGGCGGCGGCGCAGCCCATGAAGCCGCTGGCCCCGGCCAGCATCCCCGCCCGATCGAACACCCGGGGCGCATAGGCGTCGAAGGCATACCACCAGGGGAACAGCTGCCATGGCCGGTAGAGCGGAAAGCCGAAGATCACCCCCCATGGCGCCCCCAGTTGGGCCTGATAGCCCAGCATCGCCGCCGCCCACTGGGTCGCCGCCCAGACCCCGAGGAGGGTGATGGCGAAAACGACCGCGATCTGGCCGATCAGCAGCTTGGTGGGGGTCATGGGACCTGTCCCGTATCCGGCCTGGCACCAGCGCCACGGCAGCGGGACAAGGGTCCGGCAGAACACCGGAATCGGAAATCGCGTTCACTTACGATGGGTTACGACGATTCGGCCGGAGCGCATCCGGAGGGCGGTCGGGCGGGAATCGGGGATGGTCCCGGCCGGAAAAGCCGCAACCCCCTTGCGGTGACGGGCGATCGGCATTATCTTCCGATCCAACGGAATATTTATGAGGTCCCCCATGGGCGCCGCCCTGCTGACCCCCGCCGAGGCCGCCGTCATCGCTGGCGTCAGCCTGCGCGACATCAACCGGGTCATCGATGAGAAGATCCTGCCGGCGGGCTTCACCACCGTCGGGGATGGCCGCCGCATCCAGCTGGCCGCCTGTCCGCTGGTGGGGTTCTACTTCCGCGCCGCCAAGGCGCTGACGGCGGAGGAGCGTCTGCTGCTGATCCTCCGCTTCGCCGAGCGCATCACCGGCGACATGGCCGATCACCCCTTCGCCGGTTGGAGCACCGCCGACTGGACCGTCCACGACGGCTTCCTCAGCGTCAGCCTGTCGGGCTTCGTGGCGGAGGCCGACGACCGCTCCACCCGGCTGGCCGCCGCCCGGGCGATGGTGGTCGAGGATCCGGCAATCCTGAGCGGAACCCCCGTCCTCCGCGGCACCCGCATCCCGCTCTACGATCTGGTGGCCTCGGTCGCCGCCGGACTTCCCCGCGAGCGCATCTTCGCCGCCTATCCTGGCCTGAACGCAACCGCCCTCGATCTCGCCACCCTCTATGCCGAGGCCAATCCGGTGCGCGGCCGCCCCCGCCG includes:
- the trbB gene encoding P-type conjugative transfer ATPase TrbB; translated protein: MSGLLHPEAESRRHAMLRTALGAAIGAALADPAVIEVMVNPDGSLRLDRLGLGRVDTGERLAPAEVERIIRLVASHVRAEIHAGNPIVSAELPSRGEGLAGERFEGLLPPVAAAPCFAIRKPAARIYTLADYVADRIMTPFQAEALTAAVRDRRNILVAGGTSSGKTTLANALLAEMAGLDERVIILEDTRELQCAAPDCVALRTRPGVVSLADLVRSTLRLRPDRIIIGEVRGPEALDMLKAWNTGHPGGIATVHANSARAAFTRIEQLCQEAVVTVPRRLIAEAIDLVVFIAGRGAGRRIETIAAVGGLDGNGDYAIGEMALPSGCRPDPLGEALPEPLACSSMGSGAPPQAGAGSSPPKPKA
- a CDS encoding ribbon-helix-helix protein, CopG family encodes the protein MIRAKIRHQLFLDADLSARLEALAARPGASKSAILADAVTAWLNRRGAHELDDRFGLRLNRIGAQLERIERDGQVLLESLALLVRYQLTVTAPLPEPDAAARAVGRDRFQAFIDQVGRQMAGGGRTLDRHGENPS
- a CDS encoding conjugal transfer protein TraG, whose amino-acid sequence is MTPTKLLIGQIAVVFAITLLGVWAATQWAAAMLGYQAQLGAPWGVIFGFPLYRPWQLFPWWYAFDAYAPRVFDRAGMLAGASGFMGCAAAIAGSLWRARQTRLVTTYGSSRWATAREIETAGLFRPAGVFLGRLGHRYLRHDGPEHVMAFAPTRSGKGVGLVVPTLLSWTGSAVIHDIKGENWQLTAGWRSRFSHCLLFNPTDPRSARYNPLLEVRQGPDEVRDVQNIADILVDPEGALERRSHWEKTSHSLLVGAILHVLYAEEEKTLARVATVLSDPQRSFAHTLRRMMATNHLGTQDAPRVHPVVASAAREVLNKSENERSGVLSTAMSFLGLYRDPVVAATTSACDWRIADLVDAERPVSLYLVIPPSDISRTKPLVRLVLNQIGRRLTERLEGDPAKRRKYQLLMMLDEFPALGRLDFFETALAFMAGYGIRAYLIAQSLNQISKAYGETNAILDNCHVRIAFSSNDERTAKRISDALGTATELRAQRNYAGHRLAPWLSHVMVSRQETARPLLTPGEVMQLPPADELVLVSGLAPIRASKLRYYEDGNFIPRVVAAPLLAEDGYSDKPAPRLDDWGGQVRGPHAGLAAAVIDEEAGAPDDEGGVQQQRHPGLPEAGAGKPAAPAQGDLFGLAEDDGDVVADQRLMDRLSSLTRAHAMTEGGGDDLLPSF
- a CDS encoding DUF433 domain-containing protein, whose amino-acid sequence is MGAALLTPAEAAVIAGVSLRDINRVIDEKILPAGFTTVGDGRRIQLAACPLVGFYFRAAKALTAEERLLLILRFAERITGDMADHPFAGWSTADWTVHDGFLSVSLSGFVAEADDRSTRLAAARAMVVEDPAILSGTPVLRGTRIPLYDLVASVAAGLPRERIFAAYPGLNATALDLATLYAEANPVRGRPRRFTVLPPGATITAERTVPRRRRA